A stretch of the Vigna radiata var. radiata cultivar VC1973A chromosome 7, Vradiata_ver6, whole genome shotgun sequence genome encodes the following:
- the LOC106768433 gene encoding homeobox protein SBH1 isoform X2, which produces MEGGSNEASSVMGFGENTSSSGVCPMMMMPLVTSHHGGHHPLNPNLNNPNRNLNENTDTNTLFIPMPITNKNHHPNRNSIHNINHNTNTSELGYFMEIHNRNTNDNNDGSSSSSSSSAVKAKIMAHPHYHRLLAAYVNCQKVGAPPEVVARLEEACASSAVTMAGGTARIGEDPALDQFMEAYCEMLIKYEQELSKPFKDAMLFLQRIECQFKSLTISSSDTDGGRNGTSEEIDVENNIIDPQAEEQELKGQLLRKYRGYLGSLKQEFTKKRKKGKLPKEARQQLLDWWSRHYKWPYPSESQKLALAESTGLDQKQINNWFINQRKRHWKPSEDMQFVVVDPSHPHYYMENVLANPFPDLSHTML; this is translated from the exons ATGGAGGGTGGTTCTAACGAGGCTTCTAGTGTGATGGGTTTTGGAGAGAATACAAGTAGTAGTGGGGTTTGTCCAATGATGATGATGCCTTTAGTGACTTCTCATCATGGTGGACATCATCCATTAAATCCTAATCTTAATAATCCCAATCGTAATCTTAATGAAAACACAGACACAAACACTCTCTTCATTCCCATGCCTATTACTAATAAGAATCACCACCCAAACCGTAATAGCATCCACAACATTAACCACAACACCAACACCTCTGAGTTAGGGTATTTCATGGAGATCCACAACCGCAACACGAACGACAACAACGATGGAagttcctcttcttcttcttcttccgcTGTGAAGGCCAAGATCATGGCCCATCCTCACTATCACCGTCTCTTGGCAGCCTACGTCAATTGTCAAAAG GTTGGGGCGCCACCTGAAGTGGTGGCAAGGCTAGAAGAAGCATGTGCATCTTCTGCTGTGACTATGGCAGGTGGAACTGCTAGAATCGGTGAGGATCCGGCGCTGGACCAGTTCATGGAGGCTTACTGTGAGATGCTGATCAAGTACGAGCAAGAGCTCTCCAAACCCTTCAAGGACGCCATGCTCTTCCTTCAAAGGATCGAGTGCCAGTTCAAATCTCTTACTATTTCTTCTTCCGATACTG ACGGTGGTAGGAATGGAACGTCTGAAGAAATTGATGTAGAGAACAACATAATAGATCCACAGGCAGAGGAGCAAGAACTGAAAGGTCAACTGTTGCGTAAGTATCGGGGATACCTAGGTAGTTTGAAGCAGGAATtcacaaagaagagaaaaaagggGAAGCTGCCGAAAGAAGCAAGGCAACAATTACTTGATTGGTGGAGCAGACACTACAAATGGCCTTACCCATCT GAATCTCAGAAGCTGGCACTTGCAGAGTCAACAGGGCTGGATCAGAAGCAAATTAACAACTGGTTTATTAATCAAAGGAAACGACACTGGAAGCCTTCTGAGGACATGCAATTCGTGGTGGTTGATCCAAGCCATCCACACTACTACATGGAAAATGTTCTTGCCAATCCCTTTCCCGATCTCTCCCACACAATGCTctag
- the LOC106766566 gene encoding subtilisin-like protease SBT2.4, which translates to MAKVIAVSIGLPLMAVILISMFMAAITCLKEEERSIYLVLMEGDALASIHQHSSTMQSNREASKTHAKHLISSHDQFLQTTLDTGSYNKLHSYKHIINGFSVHTTPSQAERLRSKPGVKLVEKDRGVKRMTTYTPEFLSLPKGIWAKEGGETNAGEGVVIGFVDSGINPFHPSFAYDPMLPFKSNLSRFDGACITGPLFPPTSCNGKIVAARYFSAGAEAAATLDPSKDFLSPYDADGHGSHVASIAAGNAGVPVVVNSFCYGKASGIAPRARIAVYKAIYPSVATLADVIAAIDHAVLDGVDILSLSVGPNGPPEDTLTFLNMFDISLLFARKAGVLVVQAAGNNGPASSSVVSFSPWSVTVAASTTNRRYPSSLVLGNGAVLSGVGLSGPSFGNGSVWHKLVLAKDAVKKSGTSPKTEYIEECQHPEVLDPHIVLGSIIICTFSGGFYNGTSTLAGIIGTVKALGMEGFVLVANPSYGDYIAEPMPFAFSGILIPRVEDAKAILKYYEERTKRNKKGNAGEFGALAAVGEGRLASFTGRSPIVSRFSSRGPDIIDNKKHVADVLKPDILAPGHQIWAAWAPISASEPFLRGNSFALLSGTSMSTPHVAGIAALMKQHNPSWTPSMIASAISTTSSKYDHLGQPIMAEGYEVNTLLPATPFDYGSGFVNASRAVDPGLVLSSDYADFISFLCSLPDVDTDAVVAATGEQCNHPFAYPFSLNLPSVTVSALRGSVSVRRTFTNVGNTTETYLATVRPPNGTDICLHPTWFTLTPLGTQDLDIHISVVQPMQNFTFGEIVLTGNLNHIVRITLSVFAISV; encoded by the exons ATGGCGAAAGTGATTGCTGTTTCCATAGGTTTGCCATTGATGGCAGTGATTCTGATCTCCATGTTCATGGCTGCTATAACTTGCTTGAAGGAAGAAGAGCGTTCGATATACTTGGTCTTAATGGAAGGAGATGCACTTGCTTCCATTCACCAACATTCTTCAACAATGCAATCCAACAG AGAAGCTTCAAAGACACATGCAAAGCACTTAATATCATCTCACGATCAATTTCTGCAAACAACCTTGGATACAGGAAGCTACAACAAACTCCACAGTTATAAACACATTATCAATGGTTTTTCTGTCCACACAACCCCTTCCCag GCTGAAAGACTAAGAAGTAAGCCGGGAGTTAAGTTGGTAGAGAAAGACAGAGGAGTGAAAAGGATGACAACTTACACACCTGAATTTTTAAGTTTACCAAAGGGAATATGGGCGAAAGAAGGAGGAGAAACAAATGCAGGTGAAGGAGTTGTGATTGGTTTCGTGGATAGTGGCATCAACCCTTTTCATCCAAGCTTTGCTTACGATCCCATGCTACCTTTCAAATCAAACCTCTCTCGTTTTGACGGTGCCTGCATTACGGGTCCTCTCTTCCCTCCTACTTCCTGCAATGGAAAGATAGTGGCCGCCAGGTACTTCTCTGCTGGGGCTGAAGCTGCTGCTACCCTCGATCCTTCCAAGGATTTTCTTTCACCCTATGATGCAGATGGACATGGCAG TCATGTGGCATCTATTGCTGCTGGAAATGCTGGTGTTCCTGTTGTAGTCAACAGTTTTTGCTACGGGAAAGCTAGTGGAATAGCACCACGTGCAAG GATTGCAGTTTATAAGGCTATTTATCCATCCGTGGCAACTCTAGCAGATGTTATTGCTGCGATCGATCAC GCTGTTCTTGATGGAGTGGATATCTTATCGCTATCTGTGGGACCAAACGGACCACCAGAAGATACGTTAACATTCTTAAACATGTTTGacatttctttgttgtttgcACGAAAAGCAGGAGTTCTCGTGGTGCAAGCTGCGGGGAACAACGGTCCAGCATCTTCAAGTGTAGTGTCATTCAGTCCCTGGAGTGTCACTGTTGCCGCTAGCACCACAAACAGAAGGTACCCTTCTTCACTTGTACTTGGAAATGGCGCAGTACTTAGTGGCGTGGGACTATCAG GACCAAGTTTTGGAAATGGATCAGTTTGGCATAAGCTTGTTTTAGCTAAGGATGCGGTCAAAAAGAGTGGAACAAGTCCAAAGACCGAGTACATTGAGGAGTGCCAACATCCAGAAGTTTTGGACCCTCACATAGTGTTGGGAAGTATCATTATCTGCACGTTTTCAGGTGGGTTCTATAATGGCACCTCAACTCTTGCTGGTATTATTGGCACCGTGAAGGCTCTGGGAATGGAGGGCTTTGTTTTAGTTGCGAACCCAAGCTATGGTGATTATATTGCAGAGCCAATGCCTTTTGCCTTTTCTGGTATTTTGATCCCTCGTGTGGAGGATGCCAAG GCTATATTAAAGTACTAtgaagaaagaacaaagaggAACAAGAAAGGAAATGCCGGAGAGTTTGGTGCTTTGGCAGCTGTGGGAGAAGGAAGACTTGCCTCTTTCACAGGGAGATCGCCTATAGTCAGTAGATTTTCTTCAAGGGGTCCAGATATCATTGACAATAAAAAACATGTTGCAGATGTACTTAAACCCGATATTCTTGCTCCAGGACACCAAATCTGGGCAGCCTGGGCTCCCATCAGTGCCTCAGAACCTTTCCTCAGAG GGAACAGTTTTGCATTGTTATCTGGTACCAGCATGTCCACACCTCATGTGGCTGGAATAGCAGCACTGATGAAGCAACACAATCCATCATGGACTCCATCCATGATAGCTTCTGCAATCTCTACAACAAGCTCAAAGTATGACCATCTTGGACAGCCTATAATGGCAGAAGGCTATGAGGTCAACACCTTGCTACCCGCCACTCCTTTTGATTACGGCTCAGGCTTTGTCAACGCCAGTCGTGCCGTTGATCCTGGTTTGGTACTTTCATCTG ATTATGCAGACTTCATCAGCTTCCTGTGCTCTTTGCCGGACGTAGACACGGATGCAGTCGTTGCAGCTACTGGAGAGCAATGCAATCACCCATTTGCCTATCCTTTCAGTCTAAACCTTCCTTCAGTTACAGTATCTGCGCTGAGAGGATCAGTTTCTGTCCGAAGAACTTTCACGAATGTGGGGAACACCACAGAGACGTACTTGGCCACTGTTCGTCCACCAAATGGAACTGACATCTGCCTCCATCCAACTTGGTTTACCTTAACTCCTCTAGGAACGCAAGATTTGGATATACATATCAGTGTCGTCCAACCAATGCAGAATTTTACCTTTGGTGAAATTGTTCTCACAGGAAATTTAAACCACATTGTACGAATAACATTGTCAGTGTTCGCGATTTCAGTGTAA
- the LOC106768433 gene encoding homeobox protein SBH1 isoform X1: MEGGSNEASSVMGFGENTSSSGVCPMMMMPLVTSHHGGHHPLNPNLNNPNRNLNENTDTNTLFIPMPITNKNHHPNRNSIHNINHNTNTSELGYFMEIHNRNTNDNNDGSSSSSSSSAVKAKIMAHPHYHRLLAAYVNCQKQVGAPPEVVARLEEACASSAVTMAGGTARIGEDPALDQFMEAYCEMLIKYEQELSKPFKDAMLFLQRIECQFKSLTISSSDTDGGRNGTSEEIDVENNIIDPQAEEQELKGQLLRKYRGYLGSLKQEFTKKRKKGKLPKEARQQLLDWWSRHYKWPYPSESQKLALAESTGLDQKQINNWFINQRKRHWKPSEDMQFVVVDPSHPHYYMENVLANPFPDLSHTML, from the exons ATGGAGGGTGGTTCTAACGAGGCTTCTAGTGTGATGGGTTTTGGAGAGAATACAAGTAGTAGTGGGGTTTGTCCAATGATGATGATGCCTTTAGTGACTTCTCATCATGGTGGACATCATCCATTAAATCCTAATCTTAATAATCCCAATCGTAATCTTAATGAAAACACAGACACAAACACTCTCTTCATTCCCATGCCTATTACTAATAAGAATCACCACCCAAACCGTAATAGCATCCACAACATTAACCACAACACCAACACCTCTGAGTTAGGGTATTTCATGGAGATCCACAACCGCAACACGAACGACAACAACGATGGAagttcctcttcttcttcttcttccgcTGTGAAGGCCAAGATCATGGCCCATCCTCACTATCACCGTCTCTTGGCAGCCTACGTCAATTGTCAAAAG CAGGTTGGGGCGCCACCTGAAGTGGTGGCAAGGCTAGAAGAAGCATGTGCATCTTCTGCTGTGACTATGGCAGGTGGAACTGCTAGAATCGGTGAGGATCCGGCGCTGGACCAGTTCATGGAGGCTTACTGTGAGATGCTGATCAAGTACGAGCAAGAGCTCTCCAAACCCTTCAAGGACGCCATGCTCTTCCTTCAAAGGATCGAGTGCCAGTTCAAATCTCTTACTATTTCTTCTTCCGATACTG ACGGTGGTAGGAATGGAACGTCTGAAGAAATTGATGTAGAGAACAACATAATAGATCCACAGGCAGAGGAGCAAGAACTGAAAGGTCAACTGTTGCGTAAGTATCGGGGATACCTAGGTAGTTTGAAGCAGGAATtcacaaagaagagaaaaaagggGAAGCTGCCGAAAGAAGCAAGGCAACAATTACTTGATTGGTGGAGCAGACACTACAAATGGCCTTACCCATCT GAATCTCAGAAGCTGGCACTTGCAGAGTCAACAGGGCTGGATCAGAAGCAAATTAACAACTGGTTTATTAATCAAAGGAAACGACACTGGAAGCCTTCTGAGGACATGCAATTCGTGGTGGTTGATCCAAGCCATCCACACTACTACATGGAAAATGTTCTTGCCAATCCCTTTCCCGATCTCTCCCACACAATGCTctag
- the LOC106768431 gene encoding uncharacterized protein At1g04910, whose protein sequence is MVSASDFDALQLPDRCSPTSRTPRIGPSRLSSSRRSQSHSSSWFRRKRSKMFLAFIALLASFIFVNWFMLFRLQYQHHAPHHIPKPTLRSSSASLSLQGKVNNKTGNKKKSQKGNYVRLLALAAHALAENKREPKDLWQEPFVPASSWRPCADQRNWEPNEGKNGYILVTANGGINQQRVGVCNAVVVARLLNSTLVIPKFMYSSVWRDVSQFSDIYQEEHFINYLTPDIRIVRELPTELQSLDLEAIGSVVTDVDMEKEAKPSFYLKRILPIIRKNQVVHFVGFGNRLAFDPIAFELQRLRCRCNFHALQFVPRIQETGALLLKRLREHSGIVGPLDHHLVGPFAESIKEKGENNAKKASKYLALHLRFEIDMVAHSLCEFGGGEEERKELEAYREIHFPALSLLKRTTRLPSPSELRSEGLCPLTPEESILMLAALGFNRKTHIFVAGSNLYGGRSRLVALTSLYPKLVTKENLLSSTELEPFANYSSQLAALDFIGCTASDAFAMTDSGSQLSSLVSGFRIYYGGGRMPTIRPNKRRLASIFMKNSTIEWRVFEQRMRKAVRQTKHVQTRPKARSVYRYPRCKDCMCRTD, encoded by the exons ATGGTATCCGCTTCCGATTTCGATGCCCTCCAACTCCCAGATCGGTGCTCCCCGACTTCGCGGACTCCGAGGATCGGTCCCAGCCGCCTCTCCAGCTCCCGCAGATCCCAATCTCACTCTTCGTCGTGGTTTCGAAGGAAACGATCCAAAATGTTTCTGGCGTTTATTGCGTTACTCGCTTCCTTTATCTTCGTCAATTGGTTCATGCTTTTCCGCTTACAATATCAACACCACGCACCCCATCATATTCCCAAGCCTACACTCCGTTCATCATCGGCATCACTTTCCCTTCAG GGGAAAGTGAACAACAAGACcggaaataagaaaaaatcaCAGAAGGGGAATTATGTAAGGTTGTTGGCATTGGCTGCACATGCTTTAGCTGAG AATAAACGTGAACCAAAAGATTTGTGGCAGGAACCCTTCGTTCCAGCTTCTTCTTGGAGACCTTGTGCTGATCAGCGGAATTGGGAACCTAATG AGGGAAAGAATGGATACATTCTGGTTACTGCAAATGGTGGGATCAATCAGCAACGAGTAGGT GTTTGTAATGCAGTTGTTGTGGCACGGTTACTCAATTCAACTTTGGTTATTCCCAAATTTATGTACAGTAGTGTATGGAGAGACGTGAG TCAATTCAGCGATATCTATCAGGAGGAGCATTTTATTAACTACTTGACTCCTGATATTCGGATAGTGAGGGAACTTCCTACGGAGCTACAATCTTTGGACTTGGAGGCAATCGGTAGTGTT GTGACAGATGTTGACATGGAGAAGGAGGCTAAGCCAAGTTTTTACCTGAAACGCATCTTACCTATTATACGTAAAAATCAAGTTGTTCACTTTGTGGGATTTGGGAATCGCTTGGCATTTGATCCAATCGCATTTGAGCTGCAG AGACTTCGATGCAGATGTAACTTTCATGCCCTGCAATTTGTTCCCAGAATACAAGAAACTGGTGCTTTGCTTCTTAAAAGATTGCGTGAACATTCAGGTATCGTTGGACCATTGGACCATCATCTTGTTGGTCCATTTGCAGAATCAATTAAGGAGAAAGGTGAAAATAATGCCAAGAAAGCATCCAAATACTTAGCTTTGCACCTCAGATTTGAAATTGACATGGTAGCTCATTCTTTATGTGAATTTGGGGGAGGtgaagaagagaggaaagaatTGGAAGCATATCGTGAAATCCATTTTCCTGCATTGTCACTGCTGAAGAGGACTACAAG ATTACCTTCTCCTTCTGAGCTCAGGTCTGAAGGCCTATGTCCTTTGACACCTGAAGAATCTATCCTTATGCTTGCTGCTCTTGGTTTCAATCGAAAAACACACATATTTGTTGCTGGTTCTAATTTGTATGGAGGTCGCTCACGATTGGTTGCTTTGACCAGCCTGTACCCTAAATTAGTTACCAAAGAGAACTTGCTTTCTTCGACAGAACTTGAACCTTTTGCTAATTATTCCTCTCAG TTAGCAGCACTAGACTTTATAGGCTGCACTGCTTCGGATGCATTTGCCATGACTGATTCTGGAAGTCAGCTGTCATCTTTGGTGTCTGGGTTTCGAATATATTATGGTGGTGGAAGAATGCCAACAATACGTCCAAATAAACGGAGGCTAGCGAGTATATTTATGAAGAACTCCACTATAGAGTGGCGTGTTTTTGAACAGAGAATGAGGAAAGCAGTTAGGCAAACTAAACATGTACAGACAAGGCCAAAGGCAAGAAGTGTTTACAGGTATCCTAGGTGTAAAGATTGTATGTGCAGGacagattga